In Arachis hypogaea cultivar Tifrunner chromosome 17, arahy.Tifrunner.gnm2.J5K5, whole genome shotgun sequence, a single window of DNA contains:
- the LOC112766817 gene encoding probable inactive receptor kinase At5g16590, which yields MNNTLFLSTLLVLLSSAIVSGGDLASDRATLLTLRATVGGRSLLWNQTEQNPCSWTGVFCENEKRNRVTTLRLPGMGLSGNLPLGLGNLTELQTLSLRFNALTGPIPSDFAKLTSLRNLYLQGNFFNGQIPDFLFSMENLVRLNLGKNNFSGEISPKFNSLTRLDTLYLENNHFTGSIPDLSVPPLHQFNVSNNQLNGSVPERFSGLNESAFSGNELCGKPLEACPGSNNGGGGSHKKKNKLSGGAIAGIVIGSVIGAILILLLLFLLCRKSRKTDSRDVSAAAPPKSVEVADVARDGGGASGSSAVAASKVESKSNGGGAKSLVFFGDVNRPFDLEELLRASAEVLGKGTFGTTYKATMDLGISVAVKRLKDVTLPEREFREKIEQVGKMVHENLVPLRGHYFSKDEKLVVYDYMPMGSLSALLHANNGAGRTPLNWETRSAIALGAARGVAYLHSHGPTSSHGNIKSSNILLTKSFEARVSDFGLAHLALPTATPNRISGYRAPEVTDSRKVSQKADVYSFGIMLLELLTGKAPTHSSLNEDGVDLPRWVQSVVQDEWNTEVFDVELLRYQNIEDEMVKLLQLALECTAQYPDKRPSMEVVESRIQEISRSSLEKEEEEEKNEFSQQYYSVDSGPPQA from the exons ATGAACAACACTCTGTTTCTATCCACACTCCTCGTCCTGTTATCCTCCGCCATTGTTTCCGGCGGCGATCTAGCCTCCGACAGAGCAACCCTCCTAACCCTACGGGCCACTGTTGGTGGTCGCTCCCTCCTCTGGAACCAAACGGAACAGAATCCATGCTCATGGACGGGTGTGTTCTGCGAAAACGAAAAGAGAAACAGAGTAACAACGTTGAGGCTCCCAGGCATGGGTCTCTCAGGGAACCTTCCATTGGGTTTGGGTAACCTCACTGAGCTTCAGACCCTCTCTCTCCGATTCAATGCACTCACCGGTCCCATTCCCTCCGATTTCGCCAAACTCACCTCTCTCAGAAACCTCTATCTTCAGGGGAACTTCTTCAATGGCCAAATCCCTGATTTCTTGTTCTCTATGGAGAATTTGGTTAGGTTGAATTTGGGGAAGAACAATTTCAGCGGCGAGATCTCTCCCAAGTTCAATTCTCTTACTCGTTTGGATACTCTCTATTTAGAGAATAATCACTTCACTGGGAGCATCCCTGACCTTAGTGTTCCGCCTCTGCATCAGTTCAACGTGTCGAATAATCAGTTGAACGGTTCGGTTCCGGAGCGGTTTTCGGGGTTGAATGAAAGCGCTTTTTCCGGGAATGAGCTCTGTGGGAAGCCCCTTGAAGCTTGCCCTGGTAGTAACAATGGTGGAGGAGGGAGCCATAAGAAGAAGAATAAGCTCTCTGGCGGTGCAATTGCGGGTATTGTTATTGGGTCTGTAATTGGAGCGATTTTGATTCTACTGCTTTTGTTCTTGTTATGCAGAAAATCCAGAAAAACTGATTCCAGGGATGTTTCTGCGGCTGCACCTCCAAAAAGTGTGGAGGTTGCTGACGTGGCACGAGATGGTGGTGGTGCTAGTGGTTCCTCGGCCGTTGCGGCTTCAAAGGTTGAAAGCAAGAGCAATGGTGGTGGTGCAAAAAGTTTAGTATTCTTTGGTGATGTGAATAGGCCGTTTGATCTTGAAGAGTTGCTGAGGGCTTCTGCTGAGGTTCTTGGAAAAGGGACATTCGGAACCACCTATAAGGCCACGATGGATTTGGGGATCAGCGTCGCCGTGAAGCGCCTGAAGGATGTTACCCTGCCGGAGAGGGAGTTCAGGGAGAAGATAGAGCAAGTTGGGAAGATGGTTCATGAGAATTTGGTTCCACTCAGGGGTCACTACTTCAGCAAAGATGAGAAGCTTGTTGTGTATGATTACATGCCAATGGGAAGCTTGTCTGCATTATTACAtg CGAATAATGGCGCCGGCAGGACTCCCCTGAATTGGGAAACAAGGTCTGCCATTGCCCTTGGCGCTGCTCGTGGGGTCGCATACCTACATTCACACGGACCAACATCCTCGCATGGAAACATCAAATCCTCAAATATCCTTCTCACCAAATCATTTGAAGCTCGTGTCTCCGACTTTGGCCTTGCTCATCTTGCTCTCCCGACCGCCACACCCAACCGTATTTCCGGCTATCGCGCCCCAGAGGTCACTGACTCTCGCAAAGTATCACAAAAGGCAGACGTCTACAGCTTTGGTATAATGCTCTTGGAACTCCTAACGGGGAAGGCTCCCACTCATTCCTCACTGAATGAAGATGGTGTAGACCTCCCAAGATGGGTCCAGTCGGTGGTTCAAGACGAGTGGAACACTGAGGTTTTCGACGTGGAGCTCCTTAGGTACCAGAACATTGAGGATGAAATGGTGAAGCTCTTGCAGCTCGCGCTCGAATGCACAGCTCAATACCCCGACAAGAGACCTTCAATGGAGGTGGTTGAAAGCAGGATTCAGGAAATTTCACGTTCTAGTttagagaaagaggaagaagaagaaaaaaatgaattttcaCAACAGTACTACTCTGTTGATTCTGGTCCCCCACAAGCTTGA